A genomic window from Leptolyngbya sp. BL0902 includes:
- the priA gene encoding primosomal protein N', whose translation MVLSQIEPVFHSPSWVNVLVDYGGQPDIYTYRLPTHLTVEAGDILTVPFGSQQVGAIALSLQTTPPPHLDPKQIRLVEGVVEKRFFAPPYWTLLQRVAERYQTPLVQVLRTALPPGLLARSQRRLRLCPERIPSQVDGSLSPVLITLLEILRQSATGDYTWQYLKRHKISYRSIQQLIQLGWAESYLAPPQPPQPQQRQAVTLVADGSGADDLTARQAEILTILKRYSGDLWLSDALQRCQTTSATLKRLAEKGYVEIAPRERLRTETGPALAADQPKSLTADQAAVLAAITQCQGSAQFLLHGVTGSGKTEVYLQAIAPRLAAGQSALVLVPEIGLTPQLTDRFRRRFGAQVCVYHSGLSDGERYDTWRQCLQPGNPLVIVGTRSAVFLPLCSLGLIVLDEEHDGSYKQDVTPCYHARTVAQWRAELENCPLILGSATPSLETWVQCHPEFQNSKFKVQSSEFGLLQSSISGSQYLIHQDEETSPLPDSRLPTPDSQIPRPLPATYLSLPQRIQARPMPQVEVIDMREELRLGNRSILSRRLQESLAEMKAQGQQGLLFIHRRGHSSFVSCRSCGLVMMCPHCDVSLSYHQPQGHSPMTLRCHYCGHQQGHPRHCPDCRSPYLKHFGSGTQRVVNALAEQFPDLSCIRFDSDTTRTKGSHRALLTRFAEGEADVLVGTQMLTKGIDLPQVTLVGIIAADGLLYMNDYWASERAMQVLIQVAGRAGRGDQPGQVLLQTYTPEHPVIEAVTDHAYEPFIATEWEQRQMLQYPPAGQLVLLRISSFEAQTVQRIAQNLAQQLDSLLKDLPYVRLGPAPAPILRVARRFRWQILLKFPLGQPLPDLQPLRDACPTSVSLTIDVDPLNLS comes from the coding sequence ATGGTTTTGTCCCAGATTGAGCCTGTTTTCCATTCACCCAGTTGGGTCAATGTTTTGGTTGACTACGGGGGACAGCCGGACATCTATACCTATCGCCTTCCCACACACCTGACGGTGGAGGCAGGCGATATTTTAACGGTGCCCTTTGGGTCACAACAGGTGGGGGCCATTGCCCTATCCCTGCAAACCACACCACCGCCTCACCTCGACCCCAAGCAAATTCGGCTGGTGGAGGGGGTGGTGGAGAAACGTTTTTTTGCACCGCCCTACTGGACGCTACTGCAACGGGTGGCGGAACGCTACCAAACACCCTTAGTACAGGTGCTTAGAACGGCGTTACCACCGGGATTGCTGGCGCGTTCCCAGCGTCGGTTGCGGCTTTGCCCTGAACGCATCCCCTCCCAGGTTGACGGGTCATTATCGCCCGTCTTGATCACTCTATTGGAGATCCTGCGTCAGTCAGCCACGGGTGATTATACATGGCAATATCTAAAACGACACAAAATTTCCTATCGATCTATCCAACAATTGATTCAACTGGGCTGGGCCGAATCCTATCTCGCGCCGCCCCAGCCGCCCCAACCCCAGCAACGACAGGCGGTTACGCTGGTGGCCGATGGCAGTGGGGCTGATGATCTCACGGCCCGTCAGGCGGAAATTCTGACGATCTTAAAACGTTACAGCGGCGATCTGTGGCTGAGCGATGCCCTGCAACGGTGCCAAACCACCAGCGCCACCCTCAAACGCTTGGCCGAGAAGGGCTATGTGGAGATTGCCCCCCGCGAACGTCTGCGGACTGAAACTGGCCCCGCCCTCGCCGCCGACCAGCCCAAGTCCTTGACGGCGGATCAGGCTGCTGTCTTAGCGGCGATTACCCAATGCCAGGGATCGGCTCAGTTTTTGCTCCATGGCGTTACAGGGTCGGGCAAAACGGAGGTTTACCTTCAGGCCATTGCGCCTCGGTTGGCGGCGGGGCAGTCGGCCCTGGTTCTGGTGCCGGAAATTGGCCTGACGCCCCAACTAACGGATCGGTTTCGGCGGCGGTTTGGTGCTCAGGTCTGCGTGTACCACAGCGGCCTCAGCGATGGCGAACGCTACGACACTTGGCGACAATGCCTGCAACCAGGCAACCCGCTGGTGATTGTGGGCACCCGTTCCGCCGTTTTTCTGCCCCTGTGCTCCCTAGGGCTGATCGTCCTCGACGAAGAACACGACGGCAGCTACAAACAGGATGTCACCCCCTGCTACCACGCCCGCACCGTGGCCCAATGGCGGGCTGAACTGGAAAACTGCCCCCTCATCCTCGGTTCCGCTACCCCGTCCCTGGAGACTTGGGTGCAGTGTCATCCTGAGTTTCAAAATTCAAAATTCAAAGTTCAAAGTTCGGAATTTGGTCTTCTCCAATCCTCAATCTCCGGATCTCAATACCTAATCCATCAGGACGAGGAGACCTCGCCCCTACCCGATTCCCGACTCCCGACTCCCGACTCCCAAATCCCCCGGCCCCTCCCCGCTACCTACCTCTCCTTGCCCCAACGGATTCAGGCTCGGCCCATGCCCCAGGTTGAAGTCATCGACATGCGGGAGGAACTGCGCCTGGGCAACCGCAGCATCCTCAGTCGGCGGCTGCAAGAATCCCTCGCCGAGATGAAGGCGCAGGGCCAGCAGGGGCTGTTGTTCATCCATCGGCGCGGACACAGCAGCTTTGTCTCCTGCCGTAGTTGCGGGCTGGTGATGATGTGCCCCCATTGTGATGTGTCGTTGTCTTACCATCAGCCCCAGGGCCACAGCCCGATGACCCTGCGCTGCCACTACTGCGGCCATCAGCAGGGCCATCCGCGCCACTGCCCCGATTGTCGGTCGCCCTACCTGAAGCACTTTGGCAGCGGCACCCAGCGGGTGGTGAATGCCCTGGCGGAACAGTTCCCCGACCTTAGCTGCATCCGGTTTGACAGCGACACTACCCGCACCAAGGGCTCCCACCGCGCCCTGCTGACCCGCTTTGCCGAGGGGGAGGCCGATGTGCTGGTGGGCACCCAAATGCTGACCAAGGGCATTGACCTGCCCCAGGTAACGCTGGTGGGCATCATTGCCGCCGATGGGCTGCTGTATATGAATGACTATTGGGCCAGCGAACGGGCCATGCAGGTGTTGATTCAGGTGGCGGGGCGGGCGGGCCGAGGCGACCAACCGGGTCAGGTGTTGCTGCAAACCTACACGCCAGAACATCCCGTCATCGAAGCCGTGACCGACCACGCCTATGAGCCGTTTATCGCCACGGAATGGGAGCAGCGCCAGATGTTGCAGTATCCTCCGGCGGGGCAGTTGGTGCTGTTGCGAATCAGCAGTTTTGAGGCCCAAACGGTGCAGCGAATCGCCCAGAATTTGGCGCAGCAGTTGGATAGCCTGTTAAAAGACCTGCCCTACGTTCGCCTTGGCCCCGCCCCAGCGCCCATTTTGCGGGTGGCCCGTCGCTTTCGGTGGCAGATTTTGCTGAAGTTTCCCCTCGGTCAACCCCTGCCCGATTTGCAGCCGCTCCGGGACGCCTGCCCCACCTCGGTTAGCCTCACCATTGATGTGGATCCGCTCAATTTGTCGTGA
- a CDS encoding purple acid phosphatase family protein, with the protein MTSSLLSDPFLLWPTVDSVQVVWFTEFEGQGHWVEWGQPETTLASDLNHRSPGDPLRYREPAVTNLLSRSREDADSQPGHPQFQGLTGVVQRPIWRHRATVTGLAPGQRYPYRVVSELAPGQRSESQAFTLAASPAVGQGIKILLTSDHQNLPMVAANLQKVQETLGHVDAVFCAGDLVNVPDRASEWFDNRQGNAFFPALQGRAHYNLDRNGQTTTYHGGELIQHAPLFPAIGNHEVMGPFSDTVPLKEQFNRAIPKTVAEARYPTVAERVNPGADPQVRQNWIVDQSFNTRTYEDIFGQPQGQEVNTDSDGHYYAVTLGDVRLITLYVTQIWRPASLDPTVRGRYQERQADLDQPEQWGHGQHIFEAIDRASPQYQWLAQELASDAFQRAKYTVVMLHHPPHTLGDNIVPAFTTPVPVYDYDPDGRLTAVRYEYPRDQDYIARDLVPLLEAAGVNLVLYGHSHLWNRFTSPRGTHYLETSNVGNSYGAFWQDRRRPIPTDAGLAAFSRFNPNDYVAQGDPNGLAPIVPTVAPPLVDDQGQPLPYLDSNHLTAFSILDTASGDVRSYAFDTRQPGAAAVEFDRFALEALPAG; encoded by the coding sequence ATGACTTCGTCCCTACTCAGCGATCCGTTTTTGCTGTGGCCTACGGTTGATTCGGTGCAGGTGGTGTGGTTCACCGAGTTTGAAGGCCAAGGCCACTGGGTAGAGTGGGGCCAGCCGGAGACAACCCTAGCCTCAGATCTGAACCATCGGTCGCCGGGTGATCCACTGCGCTATCGGGAACCTGCCGTGACAAACCTCCTGAGCCGCAGCCGGGAGGACGCCGATTCTCAGCCTGGGCATCCTCAGTTTCAGGGGTTGACGGGGGTGGTGCAGCGGCCCATTTGGCGGCACCGGGCCACGGTAACGGGTTTAGCACCGGGGCAACGCTATCCCTACCGTGTGGTGAGCGAGTTGGCCCCAGGGCAGCGGTCTGAAAGCCAAGCCTTTACCCTAGCGGCCTCCCCAGCAGTGGGGCAGGGGATAAAAATTCTGCTGACCTCTGATCACCAAAACCTGCCCATGGTGGCAGCAAACTTGCAAAAGGTGCAAGAAACCCTGGGCCACGTGGATGCCGTCTTTTGTGCGGGGGATTTGGTGAACGTGCCGGATCGGGCCTCCGAATGGTTTGACAACCGCCAGGGGAACGCCTTTTTCCCGGCCTTGCAAGGACGAGCGCACTACAACCTAGACCGCAACGGCCAAACCACCACCTACCACGGGGGCGAGTTGATCCAGCACGCCCCGCTGTTTCCAGCCATCGGCAACCATGAGGTGATGGGGCCATTCAGCGATACGGTACCGCTGAAGGAGCAGTTCAACCGGGCCATTCCCAAAACCGTGGCGGAGGCCCGCTATCCGACGGTGGCCGAGCGCGTTAACCCAGGGGCCGATCCGCAGGTGCGCCAAAATTGGATCGTCGATCAGTCCTTCAATACCCGCACCTACGAAGACATCTTTGGCCAGCCCCAGGGCCAGGAGGTGAACACTGACTCTGACGGCCATTACTATGCCGTGACCCTCGGCGATGTGCGGCTGATCACCCTCTACGTGACCCAAATTTGGCGACCTGCCAGCCTCGACCCCACGGTGCGGGGCCGCTACCAAGAACGACAGGCCGACCTCGACCAGCCCGAACAATGGGGCCACGGTCAGCACATTTTTGAAGCCATCGACCGCGCCAGCCCCCAATACCAATGGCTGGCGCAAGAACTAGCCAGCGACGCCTTCCAACGGGCCAAATATACCGTGGTGATGCTGCACCATCCGCCCCACACCCTAGGGGACAACATCGTGCCCGCCTTCACCACCCCCGTCCCGGTGTATGACTATGACCCCGACGGTCGCCTCACCGCCGTCCGCTACGAATACCCTCGCGACCAAGACTACATCGCCCGCGACCTAGTGCCCCTGCTAGAGGCGGCGGGGGTGAACCTGGTGCTCTACGGCCACTCTCACCTGTGGAATCGGTTTACGTCGCCTAGGGGCACCCACTACCTAGAAACCTCCAACGTGGGCAACTCCTACGGAGCCTTCTGGCAAGATCGCCGCCGCCCCATTCCCACGGATGCGGGCCTCGCAGCCTTCAGCCGCTTTAACCCTAACGACTACGTGGCCCAGGGCGACCCTAACGGCCTAGCGCCCATCGTTCCCACCGTGGCCCCGCCCTTGGTGGATGATCAGGGACAACCCCTCCCCTACCTCGACAGCAACCACCTAACAGCCTTCAGCATCCTCGACACCGCCAGCGGAGACGTCCGCAGCTACGCCTTCGATACCCGCCAGCCCGGTGCCGCCGCTGTGGAGTTTGATCGGTTTGCGCTAGAGGCACTGCCCGCCGGGTAA
- a CDS encoding L,D-transpeptidase, with product MRRSQPRWLRGCWNGLLLALLMSSAGLSTPVVGPALALTDAEIAAQVERLQQSNQRWLQVDLSSQRLYAWEGNTPVYAVIVSTGKPSTPTVRGVFAIQSMHRTARMRGADYDVPNVPWTMYFYRGYAIHGAYWHHNFGTPVSHGCVNVAVDHAEWFFNWSSIGTPVVVQE from the coding sequence ATGCGTCGCTCTCAACCGCGCTGGCTGCGAGGCTGTTGGAACGGGTTGTTGCTAGCTCTACTGATGAGTAGTGCCGGATTGAGTACGCCCGTTGTGGGGCCTGCCCTGGCGCTCACCGATGCCGAAATCGCCGCCCAGGTTGAGCGGTTGCAGCAATCCAATCAGCGCTGGTTGCAGGTTGATTTGTCGAGCCAGCGTTTGTATGCCTGGGAAGGAAATACCCCGGTGTATGCGGTCATTGTTTCGACCGGGAAGCCCTCAACGCCAACGGTGAGGGGTGTCTTTGCGATTCAGTCGATGCACCGCACTGCCCGGATGCGGGGTGCGGATTATGACGTGCCCAATGTGCCGTGGACGATGTATTTTTACCGGGGCTATGCCATCCATGGAGCCTACTGGCACCACAACTTTGGTACCCCCGTCAGCCATGGCTGCGTCAATGTGGCTGTTGACCATGCCGAGTGGTTTTTCAACTGGTCTAGCATCGGTACCCCGGTCGTGGTGCAGGAGTAA
- a CDS encoding DUF86 domain-containing protein: protein MLSNRDHATLLDIFHASQKILRYKYGMDKEAFLEDDRTQSAIVFQLLIIGEAVKRLSSELRMQNPNIPWSLIAGMRDKLIHRYDDIDLDEVWKTAEVDIPGLLSELTPMLPGEQPN from the coding sequence ATGCTCAGCAATCGTGACCATGCCACTCTTTTAGATATTTTTCACGCTTCTCAAAAGATTTTGAGATACAAGTATGGCATGGATAAAGAAGCTTTTCTTGAGGACGACAGAACTCAGTCCGCCATCGTTTTTCAGTTATTGATTATTGGGGAGGCCGTCAAACGCCTTTCCTCAGAACTAAGGATGCAGAACCCCAATATTCCCTGGTCGCTCATCGCTGGAATGCGGGATAAATTAATTCATCGCTATGATGATATTGATCTGGATGAGGTCTGGAAGACCGCAGAGGTTGACATTCCAGGTTTACTAAGTGAATTGACACCAATGCTTCCAGGTGAGCAACCCAACTAA
- a CDS encoding nucleotidyltransferase family protein, whose translation MALKISLPQKSIHELCQRWQITELSAFGSVLRDDFHPNSDIDLLVTFSPTSDWGLLEHIEIQQELESILGRKVDLISKRAIERSQNWIRRQEILSTAQKIYAQQS comes from the coding sequence ATGGCACTTAAAATTTCCCTCCCACAAAAATCCATTCACGAGCTTTGTCAGCGCTGGCAGATCACTGAACTTTCTGCCTTTGGCTCTGTCCTACGCGATGACTTCCACCCCAACAGCGACATTGATCTTCTTGTGACCTTTTCACCAACCTCTGACTGGGGTTTATTAGAACATATTGAAATTCAGCAAGAACTTGAATCTATTTTAGGAAGAAAAGTTGACTTAATTAGCAAACGAGCTATTGAACGCAGCCAAAATTGGATTCGTCGCCAGGAAATTCTTTCTACCGCCCAGAAGATTTATGCTCAGCAATCGTGA